A genomic stretch from Deltaproteobacteria bacterium includes:
- a CDS encoding HAMP domain-containing protein: protein MIVSDVYLSNSLKNYLESQIQNDLLVRLELVQHVVTSKVLTNAVIQKETKTWDSIADELGKLAQARVTIINNTGIVLGDSEIPIAQIATMENHDKRPEIITALNNKYGVSSRYSTTIKSRLLYVAKTFAINQTDKGFVRLALPLIEIDASIAALRRLLLWASLLTLIVAIVLSAGATQLASRSVRALTTTAKKMAAGDLSARTNITGHDELAALGYALTELATNLSRSLTDLRSERDLQSGILTGMREGILLIDKKGAIALTNPAFREMFLISKDSEGKPLLDAIRHAELKSFLDHAAQAQAAITGEISAAGLKPRRLLLHAAKVGFNDDLLCVFFDVTDIRRLESLRKNFVANVSHELRTPVACVRSALETLQYAINNDPKATADFIEIIERNTERLHHLIEDLLDLSHIESQQFSLNFESVALISTLQKTIGFFANQIDSKNIKITTDIPENLPMLRADHRALEQALSNLIDNAIKYCPSNSEISISAAIIEKNIRITIADNGPGIEAKHLPRLFERFYRVDTGRSRELGGTGLGLSIVKHLIEAMGGKILVESIVGKGTKFELLIPLI, encoded by the coding sequence TTGATTGTATCAGACGTCTATTTATCAAATTCGCTTAAAAATTATCTTGAAAGTCAAATACAGAACGATTTGCTTGTGCGTTTAGAGCTAGTACAACATGTGGTTACTAGCAAAGTGTTAACTAACGCGGTGATACAAAAAGAGACAAAGACGTGGGATAGTATTGCTGATGAGTTGGGTAAATTAGCCCAAGCTCGGGTAACGATAATTAACAACACTGGCATTGTGTTAGGCGATTCAGAAATACCGATTGCACAAATTGCAACTATGGAAAATCACGATAAACGTCCTGAAATTATTACTGCCTTAAACAATAAGTATGGGGTCAGTTCACGCTACAGCACTACAATTAAAAGTCGATTGCTATATGTAGCTAAAACGTTTGCAATAAATCAAACAGATAAAGGATTTGTACGTCTTGCTTTACCATTGATTGAAATCGATGCATCAATTGCGGCGTTACGACGGTTGTTACTTTGGGCCTCTTTGTTAACGCTTATTGTTGCTATTGTTTTATCGGCAGGGGCAACGCAACTCGCCTCACGTAGCGTTCGTGCCTTAACAACAACCGCCAAAAAAATGGCCGCTGGTGATTTATCAGCTCGTACTAATATTACTGGCCACGATGAACTTGCCGCCTTAGGGTATGCTCTTACAGAGTTAGCAACTAATCTTTCGCGGTCCCTTACTGATTTACGTTCAGAACGTGATCTTCAAAGTGGCATTTTAACGGGAATGCGTGAGGGAATATTATTAATTGATAAAAAAGGCGCTATTGCACTTACCAATCCAGCTTTTCGTGAAATGTTTCTAATAAGTAAAGATAGCGAAGGTAAGCCACTGCTTGATGCTATACGTCATGCCGAACTCAAATCATTTTTAGATCATGCTGCACAAGCACAAGCAGCAATAACTGGTGAGATTTCGGCAGCAGGTCTAAAGCCGCGACGTTTGTTGTTACATGCTGCAAAGGTAGGTTTTAATGATGATTTACTTTGTGTGTTTTTCGATGTAACCGATATTCGTCGTCTCGAATCATTACGCAAAAATTTTGTAGCTAATGTTTCGCACGAGTTGCGTACACCGGTTGCCTGTGTGCGTTCTGCTCTTGAGACACTGCAGTATGCTATTAATAATGATCCCAAAGCTACGGCAGATTTTATCGAAATAATAGAACGCAATACTGAAAGACTACACCATCTTATTGAAGATTTACTTGATTTATCACATATTGAATCGCAACAATTTTCGCTTAATTTTGAGTCGGTCGCGTTAATATCCACATTGCAAAAAACGATTGGGTTTTTTGCTAATCAAATTGACAGTAAGAACATAAAAATAACTACCGATATCCCAGAAAATTTACCAATGTTACGCGCTGACCATCGTGCGCTTGAACAAGCGTTATCTAATCTCATAGATAATGCAATTAAATATTGCCCGTCTAATAGTGAGATTTCTATTAGCGCTGCAATAATCGAAAAAAATATTCGTATAACTATTGCCGATAACGGTCCTGGGATTGAGGCGAAACATTTACCGCGCCTCTTTGAACGATTTTATCGTGTTGATACGGGTAGGTCTCGTGAGCTTGGTGGTACTGGTTTAGGGTTATCAATAGTCAAACATCTAATTGAAGCAATGGGAGGTAAAATATTAGTTGAGAGTATAGTAGGCAAAGGGACCAAATTTGAATTATTAATACCTTTAATATAG